A region from the Actinomycetota bacterium genome encodes:
- a CDS encoding 5'-3' exonuclease H3TH domain-containing protein produces the protein MSGARSKRKVLLLDGHSLAYRAFYALPPELRTKSGTPTNAVFGFTSMLIKAMQTLGTRHVVAAFDMGAPAERIAIRPEYKQQRIAAPDEFRPQIGLIHEVLQTLGIPIFRSPGVEADDIIAALATRLAAEGVEVNILTADRDFFQIVQPGITVIRNVRGISETIVFDEAAFRERYGFEPPQYLDYAALRGDPSDNIAGVPGVGEKTAAKLIQTYGTLENVLEHLDELTPKIRTNLGEAAERLLENKAFFRFRDPEELKAQGVS, from the coding sequence GTGAGTGGGGCCCGGAGCAAGCGCAAAGTACTCCTTCTGGACGGCCACTCGCTGGCCTACCGTGCCTTCTACGCGCTCCCTCCGGAGCTGCGCACAAAAAGCGGAACTCCCACCAACGCCGTCTTCGGTTTCACGTCGATGTTGATAAAGGCGATGCAGACCCTCGGCACCCGCCACGTGGTCGCCGCGTTCGACATGGGGGCGCCGGCCGAGCGCATTGCCATCCGGCCGGAGTATAAGCAGCAGCGCATCGCCGCGCCCGACGAGTTCCGGCCCCAGATCGGGTTGATCCACGAGGTGCTGCAGACGCTCGGCATCCCGATCTTCCGAAGTCCGGGCGTGGAGGCAGACGACATCATTGCCGCCCTCGCGACCCGCCTAGCGGCCGAAGGGGTGGAGGTCAACATCCTCACCGCCGACCGGGACTTCTTCCAGATCGTCCAGCCCGGCATCACGGTCATCCGGAACGTCCGGGGCATCTCGGAAACCATTGTGTTCGACGAGGCGGCCTTCCGGGAACGGTACGGCTTCGAGCCGCCGCAGTACCTGGACTACGCGGCCCTGCGCGGCGACCCGTCCGACAACATCGCAGGCGTGCCGGGGGTGGGCGAGAAGACCGCGGCCAAGCTCATCCAGACCTACGGCACGCTGGAGAACGTGCTGGAGCACCTCGACGAGCTCACGCCCAAAATCCGGACCAACTTAGGTGAGGCCGCGGAACGGCTTCTGGAGAACAAGGCGTTCTTCCGATTCAGGGACCCTGAAGAGCTGAAGGCTCAGGGTGTGAGCG